In the Paenibacillus sp. FSL R7-0337 genome, TGGCGCTGATTACCTTCATTGACCAGTACAACAATTACTTCTGGCCGATGCTTATTACGAAGGACCCCAGTCTGCAGCTGGTCTCGGCCGGTCTGCGCAGCTTCTTCGTGGAAGGGGGTGCTTACGGACTGAAATGGCCGCTCATCATGGCCGCCAGCGCCTTCACGATTGCCCCGCTGCTGCTAGTCTTCCTGCTGGCGCAGAAAACGATAATGCAAAGTGTCAACATGACCGCAGGCTCAAGCAAAGGCTGAAACCCAACTTAAACCCCAGAGGAGAATGATGATGAACGTATTCAAAAGGTTGTCCGCAGTATCCATGATCGCCGGACTCTCCGTGCTCACCGCTTGCGGCGGAAATGCCGCTCCCGGCAATACATCCATTGCGGACGGCGCAGCCGCCGCAATCCCTGCTGCCAATGCCGCTCCGGCTGAAAGCGCACCGGTAACGATTGAGTTCTGGTATGGACTCGGCGGCAAGCTGGGAGAAAATATGCAATCGCTCATTCAGAAGTTCAACGCTTCCCAGCAGGAGGTCATCGTCAAAGGGATCGTGCAGGGGGATTATACAGAAACCGAACAGAAGCTTCAGGCTGCGATTGCTACCGGGCAGGTCCCGGCGGCGGTCCTCTCCTCCAATATAGATTGGGCTCGCAAAGGCTATTTCGCTGCGATGGATGAGCTTATTGCCAAGCTGCCGGAATTTAAGCAAGAGGATTTCGTACAGACCTTCCTGAACCAGGGGCAGGTGGATGGTAAGCAGTATTTCCTGCCGATGTATGGAACGACGCAGGTGATGTACTATCGTAAGGACGCTTTTGCGAAGATTGGCCTCGATGCCAGCCAGATTAAGACCTGGGAGGATCTCGCTGCGGCTGCCAAAAAGATGACGGTATCGGAAGGCGGCAAAACCAGCTTCTACGGCTGGGAGCCGATGTGGGGCTCCGGCAACATGATTGACGCCGCACTCAGCAAGGGCGGCAGCATTCTTAGTGCAGACGGCACCCAGGCCATGATTGATTCCCCGGAATGGATCGACACCTGGGAGTTCTTCCGCAAAGCCATTCATGAGGATAAGACGATGCGCATCCACTCCGGCGGACAAGGCTGGGAGTACTGGTACAAGACGATTGATGATGTAATGAAAGGCCAAGCGGCCGGATACACCGGTTCGAGCGGCGACCAGGGCGATCTTGACTTCAGTATCGTCTCCGCGATGGAGCAGCCGGGCTGGGCCGGGGTTGGGGAAGGCAAGCCTGTTGCTCAGGCGATTATGGCCGGTATTCCTGCCAAAGCCGGAGAAGCGGAGAAACAAGCGGCGATGAAATGGCTCGCCTACTTCACGAACTCCGAAAATACGGCCTCCTGGTCGATCAATACGGGCTATATTTCCGTACGCCAGTCCGCCCTGCAAGATCCGGCCTTCGTAGCCTTCAGTGAGAGCAACCCGCAGATCAAGATCCCTTTGCAGCAGGCGGCTCATGCTTCCGCTCCGTTCCAGGACCCGACAGGCGGCAAAATCAACGATGCGCTGAAGATCGCTGCGGATAAGGTGCAGATTGAGAACATTCCGGCAGCCGAGGCGCTGATGGAAGCACAGCAGACGGCTCAGGCCGCACTGGATAAGCTGAAATAGAACGGCTGAATAAATTTCTATTTAATGAAGGAGGACGCTGCATGATCGAGCTTAATACTCCGCAAGGAGACTATCCTGTATCGGCTATCCTGTTCGACAAGGATGGAACATTGCTGCAGTTCGTATCTCTCTGGGGAAGCTGGGGCGAGTGCTTCCTGTACCAGTTCGCCCGGGGGCTTGAACAGCGCGGCTTGAGCTTCCCTGAGCAGCATCGGGCCTCCCTGCTGGGAACGGTTCACGACGCTGAGGGGAAGATTACAGATTATGACCGTAATGGCCCTCTCGCCATGGGCACGATGAGCGATCTGTATGCCATTCTGTCCTGGCAGGGTTATTCGCTCGGCCTATCTTGGGCGGAAGCGGTTGAACTGGTGGACTCCTGCCGGAATGCAGCGGATGCGATGCTGGAGCAGAGCCGTCCGGTCCGCCCGCTCCCCGGGCTGGTGCCCTTTCTGGACGCGTGCGCAGCCCAGGGCATACCTATGGCCGTAGTGACTGCCGATGAAACTCCGGCAGCCGAGAGTCATCTGCGCTGGCTGGGCATCCGCCAGTATTTCACCGCTGTGATCGGCACCGATCAAGTGGAGCGGGGCAAGCCCTTCCCCGACATGGCGCTGCTCGCCTGCGGGCGGCTGGGCGTATCTCCGGCTGAAGCCGCCGTGATCGGCGATACGAACGGAGATATGCGGATGGCTGCGGCTGCGGGCGCAGCCGTAGCCATTGGGATTGCCGGCGGAGTCACCGCCGGGCTGGCGGCTTCAGCTGCGGCGGAAGGACCGGCCGCAAATGCGGGCGGGGACTGGCAGGCGGCGGCAAGCCGGGTTACTGCGGCGGCAGATGCTGCCGCAAGCGGGTCGGGTGATGCGCACGGAGCGGCTGATGCGGGCCGAAGCGGGCTGGCGGCAGCCATGCAGGCTGCCGGGAGGACTCTTTTGCCGGATGCAGATTGTGTAGTGTCGTCTTATGCGGAGCTTGGCGTACGAAGGACTGCACGATGAAGGCCGAAGGGGCCTTGGCCTGGGTATTTCTTGCCTTGGCTATTGTCTTCGAGCTGTCCGGAACGGTCTCCATGAAGCTGTCTCATGGCCTCACCCGGCCCTGGCCTTCTGTGCTGATGTTCCTATTCTACGGGATCAGCTTCACCTCGCTGAGTGTCGCACTCACCTCCATCAAGGTTGGAGTCGCTTATGCCGTATGGTCCGGGGCGGGTATCCTCCTGATTTCTCTGGCGGGGGCCTTGTTTTTCGAAGAGCGGCTATCGGGTTCCTCCCTCCTGTGGGTAACTGTGATTGTAACCGGGATTGTTGGCTTGAACATTAGCGCCAAGGGGCATTAATCTGACTTAGAAAATATTTCAAGGAGGCTTCGCTTGCCTATGGATACATCCGCCACACCGGGCGTTACTGAACCGCTGCTGACGTTCCAGGTTATAACCGACACCCATGTCACGGCCGATCCGGAGCATGAGTACAACCAGAACTTCAGACGGGCGCTTGAGGATTTGGCATTACATGCTCAAGGCAGCAGCGGGATCATGCATATTGGAGATATAACAGACCATGGCTTTCCGAACGAGTACGAGGAGGTTCAGCGTATTCTTGAGCAGCATCAGGCGTCCTTGCCGCAGCTTCGTTATACCTTGGGCAACCATGATGTCGGTCTCGGCCACTGGGAATCCCGGCTTGCGATGTATACTTCCCGCATGGGTATGCCGGGCCCCTATCATGACCACTGGATCGGCGGGTATCATTTCATCTTCCTAGGCACGGAGGAAGGGCTGCCTACGTTCTGTAATCTATCTGCTGAACAGCTTCAGTGGCTGGACCGGAAGCTTGGGGAACGCGCACCGGACAAACCAGAGGCTAACAGTCATTTGCAGCCGCACACGGAGCAGGCATCTCTGCCGGATCAGCCCGTCTTCCTCTTCCTGCACCAGCCGCTGAAGGATACAGTAGCCGGTTCACTGGAATCTCAGGAATGGTACGGAGTCACTCAGGATCAGGAGCTGCGTACTATTCTGTCGCGGCACCCGCAGACCCTGCTGTTCACCGGGCATACCCACTGGGAGCTGGAGGTCGGCAATACCATGTATCCCGGCAACGGACAGACAGCAACGATGTTCAATGCTGCTTCTGTAGCCTACCTCTGGACGGATGCGGATGAACACAAGAACGGCAGCCAGGGCTATTATATAGAAGTCTATGCTGATAAAGTGCTTGTGCGGGGACGGGATTTCACTACGGGCACCTGGATTGAAGCGGCGCAATATGAGGTAGCCTATCCCGTTAGCGCTCTACGGTAAGTTAGGGAATTATTGAAGTTCCACTTACAATAAAAAGCTGCCCCAAGCAGCCATTTCATGGCTTTTGGGACAGCTTTTTCATCTGCTTCGATGCAGGAGTCAATCCGTGTATCTACTATTTAAAAGCAGGCAGCGCGATGTCAGCGTAATTATCCTCCAGGAACTTCTTCACTTCCGGGCCGCTGATCGCCTTGGCCAGCTTCTGGATGGCATCGGAATCCTTGTTGTCCTCACGGGCAACGAGGGTAATGGTGAAGGCTGAATCTTCACGCTCGGTGATCAGCGCATCCTTCTTCGGGGTCAGACCCAGCGGGCTCGCGTAGGCTGGCGTCATCGCTACCAGATCTGCATCATCCAGCATCCGGGCCAGCATCAGCAGATCGACCTCCTCGAACTTATAGTTCTTCGGATTGGCGGTAATATCGGCTTGCGTAGCCTGAATCCCTATACCATCCTTCAGCGTAATCAATCCGGCATCTGCGAACATTTGCAGGGAACGCCCAATGTTGGACGGATCATTCGCCATCACGAGCGTTGCTCCCTCAGGCAGATCGGCAATGTTCTTGAAGCGTTTGGAGTACCCGCCGTAGATGGCATCATACACAGGCTGAACGGGCACCAGCTTTGCGCCTTTACTGGCATTGAACTGCTCCATGTAAGGGACATGCTGGAAGAAGTTCGCGTCCACCTCTTTGTTCGCCAGCGCTTCATTCGGCTGCACGTTATCGGACAGCACGACAACCTCCATGTCCACGCCTTCTTCCTTCAGAATCGGCTTCACGATATCGAGGATATCCGTCATTGGCGGAATCAGCGAGGCTACCTTGATCTTCACAGGCCCGGTGCTGGTTGCCGCCGGTGCCTTGTCCGCTTCTTTGCTGTTGCCGCAGCCTGCAAGTGCAAGCGTCAATACAAGCAGTACCAGTGCAAACGTGGTAGTCATTCTTCTTCCTGTTCTCTTCATAATATCTCTCAAGCCCCCATTATTGTATAGTATTCTAGCGTTTGTCGAGCAGTCTGGCTAGCGTGCTTCCCGTGAATTGAATCAGCTGCACCAGTACAATCATCACGAGAATGGCGTAGATCATCACCTCGGTCTCGAAGCGCTGATACCCGTAACGGATGGCGAAATCGCCCACGCCGCCGCCGCCGACAACTCCCATTACGGTTGAAAAAGAAATGAAGCTGATCGTAGACGCAGTAAGTCCCAGCACCAGCCCTGAACGGGCCTCCACATATAGAAACTTGAAAATCATTCCCGGCTTCGATGCCCCCATCGACAATGCCGCCTCAATCGTTCCGCGCGGAACCTCTAGCAGGGACTGCTCCACCAGCCGCGAGTAATACGCAATAGCAACGATGGATAGCGGCACCGTGGCCGCTAGTGTACCGATCGCCGTACCCACAACCAGACGGGTGAACGGAATCAGCGCCACCACCAGCAGCAGGAACGGAAAGGAACGGACGACATTGACGATGCTATTGAGCACTAGGGACAGTCCTCTATTCTCATATAACTGGCCTTTGCGGCAAAAATACAGCAGCGTCCCCAGCGGAAGGCCCAGCAGCAGCGCAGCGCCTATGGCAATACCGACCATGACAAAGGTCTCTCCGATAGACTGCCACATCTGATCCTGGTATTTAAGCATGCTCTCAAACATGGGCCTCCCCCGTTCTGCCGGTGATCCGCTCCCGGAAGGAGCCTGAATGCGTTCCCGGCGGAAGGAAACCGCCCTCCCCGCGCGAGAAGGAATCTACGATCCGTCCGCCCTCCATGACGGATACCTCGGAACAGATGCTCCGCACTACATCGAGTTCATGCGTAACGATCACAATCGTTACGCCCAGGGAAGCATTGATATGGCGCAGCACCCCCAGAATATCCGCCGTGGTGCCCGGATCAAGCGCAGATGTCGGCTCATCGCACAGCAGCAGCTTCGGACTGTTCGCCAGTGCCCGGGCAATCGCTACCCGCTGGCGCTGCCCGCCGCTGAGCTGGGCCGGGTATTGCCCGGCTTTGTCCGCCAGGCCTACGAATTGCAGACATTCCTCCACCCGCTTCATCCGCTTCGCACGCGGCACTCCGGCAAGCTCTAGAGAGATCGCCACATTCCTGCTGACAGTGGCATTACCGATCAGATTGAAATGCTGAAAGATCATACCGATTCTCTGCCGCTGCCGGCGCAGCTCCTTGTCCGGCAGCTCCGTAAGCCGCTGCCCGTCAACCATAACTGTTCCTTCATCGGGCCGCTCCAGCAGATTGATCAGCCGCAGGAGCGTGGATTTGCCCGCGCCGCTGGCGCCAATAATACCGTGAATGGCACCCGCCTGGACTTCAAGCGATACCTGATCAACAGCCGTATA is a window encoding:
- a CDS encoding multidrug efflux SMR transporter is translated as MAWVFLALAIVFELSGTVSMKLSHGLTRPWPSVLMFLFYGISFTSLSVALTSIKVGVAYAVWSGAGILLISLAGALFFEERLSGSSLLWVTVIVTGIVGLNISAKGH
- a CDS encoding methionine ABC transporter permease, with the translated sequence MFESMLKYQDQMWQSIGETFVMVGIAIGAALLLGLPLGTLLYFCRKGQLYENRGLSLVLNSIVNVVRSFPFLLLVVALIPFTRLVVGTAIGTLAATVPLSIVAIAYYSRLVEQSLLEVPRGTIEAALSMGASKPGMIFKFLYVEARSGLVLGLTASTISFISFSTVMGVVGGGGVGDFAIRYGYQRFETEVMIYAILVMIVLVQLIQFTGSTLARLLDKR
- a CDS encoding MetQ/NlpA family ABC transporter substrate-binding protein, giving the protein MTTTFALVLLVLTLALAGCGNSKEADKAPAATSTGPVKIKVASLIPPMTDILDIVKPILKEEGVDMEVVVLSDNVQPNEALANKEVDANFFQHVPYMEQFNASKGAKLVPVQPVYDAIYGGYSKRFKNIADLPEGATLVMANDPSNIGRSLQMFADAGLITLKDGIGIQATQADITANPKNYKFEEVDLLMLARMLDDADLVAMTPAYASPLGLTPKKDALITEREDSAFTITLVAREDNKDSDAIQKLAKAISGPEVKKFLEDNYADIALPAFK
- a CDS encoding metallophosphoesterase; this translates as MDTSATPGVTEPLLTFQVITDTHVTADPEHEYNQNFRRALEDLALHAQGSSGIMHIGDITDHGFPNEYEEVQRILEQHQASLPQLRYTLGNHDVGLGHWESRLAMYTSRMGMPGPYHDHWIGGYHFIFLGTEEGLPTFCNLSAEQLQWLDRKLGERAPDKPEANSHLQPHTEQASLPDQPVFLFLHQPLKDTVAGSLESQEWYGVTQDQELRTILSRHPQTLLFTGHTHWELEVGNTMYPGNGQTATMFNAASVAYLWTDADEHKNGSQGYYIEVYADKVLVRGRDFTTGTWIEAAQYEVAYPVSALR
- a CDS encoding ATP-binding cassette domain-containing protein, which translates into the protein MLSLSQVSKSFTLKDGPYTAVDQVSLEVQAGAIHGIIGASGAGKSTLLRLINLLERPDEGTVMVDGQRLTELPDKELRRQRQRIGMIFQHFNLIGNATVSRNVAISLELAGVPRAKRMKRVEECLQFVGLADKAGQYPAQLSGGQRQRVAIARALANSPKLLLCDEPTSALDPGTTADILGVLRHINASLGVTIVIVTHELDVVRSICSEVSVMEGGRIVDSFSRGEGGFLPPGTHSGSFRERITGRTGEAHV
- a CDS encoding ABC transporter substrate-binding protein, with the translated sequence MNVFKRLSAVSMIAGLSVLTACGGNAAPGNTSIADGAAAAIPAANAAPAESAPVTIEFWYGLGGKLGENMQSLIQKFNASQQEVIVKGIVQGDYTETEQKLQAAIATGQVPAAVLSSNIDWARKGYFAAMDELIAKLPEFKQEDFVQTFLNQGQVDGKQYFLPMYGTTQVMYYRKDAFAKIGLDASQIKTWEDLAAAAKKMTVSEGGKTSFYGWEPMWGSGNMIDAALSKGGSILSADGTQAMIDSPEWIDTWEFFRKAIHEDKTMRIHSGGQGWEYWYKTIDDVMKGQAAGYTGSSGDQGDLDFSIVSAMEQPGWAGVGEGKPVAQAIMAGIPAKAGEAEKQAAMKWLAYFTNSENTASWSINTGYISVRQSALQDPAFVAFSESNPQIKIPLQQAAHASAPFQDPTGGKINDALKIAADKVQIENIPAAEALMEAQQTAQAALDKLK
- a CDS encoding HAD family hydrolase, with product MIELNTPQGDYPVSAILFDKDGTLLQFVSLWGSWGECFLYQFARGLEQRGLSFPEQHRASLLGTVHDAEGKITDYDRNGPLAMGTMSDLYAILSWQGYSLGLSWAEAVELVDSCRNAADAMLEQSRPVRPLPGLVPFLDACAAQGIPMAVVTADETPAAESHLRWLGIRQYFTAVIGTDQVERGKPFPDMALLACGRLGVSPAEAAVIGDTNGDMRMAAAAGAAVAIGIAGGVTAGLAASAAAEGPAANAGGDWQAAASRVTAAADAAASGSGDAHGAADAGRSGLAAAMQAAGRTLLPDADCVVSSYAELGVRRTAR